From a single Calothrix sp. NIES-2098 genomic region:
- a CDS encoding serine/threonine kinase yields the protein MTREILGSRYEIQQQLGKKAGRRTLLAHDLLTQELVIVKLLIFGGDFEWDDLKLFEREAETLKSLSHPSIPRYLDYFELNSPNLKGFALVQTYISAQTLDQYLKAGHIFTEAEVKQIAKALLEILCYLHGLHPPVIHRDIKPSNILLGDRSGNSVGQVYLVDFGSVQTVLATEGATRTVVGTYGYMPPEQFGGRTVPASDLYSLGATLIYLIMGIQPADLPQKDFRMQFEPVANLSPSFTNWLRWLIEPNLERRVSSAQEALKALDRPEIPHSSQLVISKPSGSKIQLTKNADVLEIIIPPSGWQASMIFLGTFAIAWNSFILFWTIGALSAPFPINLPFALFSLPFWGAGCFMMYGFLFSIWGSIRLRLDWQKVGLTHELFGFKFHRPRPSPRQNITKLIYIPQHFTKDSEGNITQVSAQLELWAGVEKYQVGGNHGVIKSEAELQWLAHELSDWLGLPITRE from the coding sequence ATGACTAGAGAAATATTGGGGAGTCGCTACGAAATTCAGCAGCAATTAGGAAAAAAAGCAGGGCGACGAACGCTATTAGCCCATGATTTGCTAACTCAGGAACTCGTCATCGTCAAGCTACTTATTTTTGGCGGTGACTTTGAATGGGACGATCTCAAGTTATTTGAACGGGAAGCTGAAACTTTAAAATCCTTATCACATCCCTCTATTCCTCGCTATTTAGATTATTTTGAGCTAAATTCGCCTAATCTTAAAGGATTTGCCCTCGTACAAACTTATATCTCAGCACAAACTTTAGATCAATATTTAAAAGCTGGCCATATTTTTACAGAAGCAGAAGTTAAACAGATAGCTAAAGCACTTTTAGAAATTCTCTGTTACTTACATGGGCTACATCCGCCTGTAATTCACCGCGATATTAAGCCTAGCAATATTTTATTGGGCGATCGCTCTGGTAACAGTGTAGGTCAAGTTTACTTGGTAGATTTTGGCTCAGTACAAACTGTTTTGGCAACTGAAGGGGCGACTAGAACTGTAGTAGGAACCTATGGTTATATGCCTCCAGAGCAATTTGGTGGACGCACCGTTCCGGCTTCCGATCTTTATAGTTTAGGTGCGACATTAATTTATTTAATAATGGGTATCCAGCCAGCCGATTTACCCCAAAAGGATTTTCGGATGCAGTTTGAACCAGTGGCTAATCTCAGCCCTAGCTTCACCAATTGGTTGCGGTGGTTAATCGAACCTAACCTAGAACGGCGCGTTAGTTCTGCCCAGGAAGCGCTCAAAGCATTAGATAGACCTGAAATTCCCCATTCCTCACAATTAGTAATTAGCAAACCATCAGGCAGCAAAATTCAACTAACGAAGAATGCGGATGTGTTGGAAATTATCATTCCGCCGAGTGGTTGGCAAGCATCGATGATTTTCTTAGGTACGTTTGCGATCGCCTGGAATTCATTTATTTTATTTTGGACAATAGGCGCGCTTTCTGCACCCTTCCCCATAAATCTGCCCTTTGCCTTGTTCTCTCTGCCTTTTTGGGGTGCTGGCTGCTTTATGATGTATGGTTTTTTATTTAGCATCTGGGGAAGCATTCGACTACGTCTAGATTGGCAGAAAGTAGGCTTAACTCACGAGTTATTCGGATTTAAATTCCATCGTCCCCGTCCATCGCCCAGACAAAATATTACTAAGCTGATCTATATTCCGCAACACTTTACTAAAGACTCTGAGGGTAATATAACTCAAGTTTCAGCCCAATTAGAGCTTTGGGCTGGTGTAGAAAAATATCAAGTTGGTGGCAATCATGGTGTGATTAAATCTGAAGCCGAACTGCAATGGCTAGCTCATGAATTAAGTGATTGGTTGGGGTTGCCTATTACGCGAGAATAG
- a CDS encoding twin arginine-targeting protein translocase — protein sequence MLFGLGWPEVAIIVIVAIVIFGPKKIPELGNALGKTLRGFKEEIKGSSGDNNSEHEQ from the coding sequence ATGTTATTTGGACTGGGATGGCCAGAGGTGGCGATAATTGTGATAGTCGCTATCGTAATTTTCGGCCCAAAAAAAATTCCCGAACTGGGGAATGCATTGGGTAAAACTCTACGGGGTTTTAAGGAAGAAATTAAAGGTTCTAGTGGAGATAACAAT